The Solea senegalensis isolate Sse05_10M linkage group LG4, IFAPA_SoseM_1, whole genome shotgun sequence genome includes a region encoding these proteins:
- the elf3 gene encoding ETS-related transcription factor Elf-3 — MASTCLSSVLTHANLTMYQAGISDVLPLQPSALTFNPSYSGNINNQWYKHVSPVCWSPDSVLEWISDHVESTKFDASTLSLDCCAMDGPSLCQMNQDQMIGIFGPQLGPHLHHSLQEHKAKYEFQTLTGPELNETCQLLDNFLHNLNFPLLSTVKVGLDDVVINKREFDYRDEYDLTSLTMESMMPLQEDYLSDNQSDSEYSSTSNSGMCGFSGHSSPESGSGESDPEFSYPQITKGHIKSEKGETRLKRPRGRPPKVSREHSSNDYESPKKNKHVPRGTHLWEFIRDILIHPERNQGLMKWEDRREGVFKFLKSEAVAQMWGQKKKNSSMTYEKLSRAMRYYYKREILERVDGRRLVYKFGRNSSGWKADESGMDVRH, encoded by the exons ATGGCGTCAACGTGCCTGAGCAGCGTCCTGACGCATGCCAACCTCACCATGTACCAGGCTGGTATCTCTGATGTCCTGCCATTGCAGCCCAGTGCTCTGACATTCAACCCATCGTACAGCGGCAACATCAACA ATCAGTGGTACAAGCACGTCAGCCCAGTCTGCTGGTCACCTGACAGTGTTCTGGAGTGGATCAGCGACCATGTAGAGAGTACCAAGTTTGATGCAAGCACCCTCAGTCTAGACTGCTGTGCCATGGACGGACCTTCCCTTTGCCAGATGAACCAGGACCAGATGATTGGGATCTTCGGCCCACAGCTTGGACCACACCTTCACCACAGTCTGCAGGAACACAAGGCCAAATATG AGTTTCAGACCCTCACAGGACCAGAGCTGAACGAGACCTGCCAGCTTCTGGACAACTTCCTGCACAACCTAAACTTTCCTTTGCTCAGCACCGTTAAAGTTGGCCTGG ATGACGTAGTTATCAACAAACGGGAGTTTGACTACAGGGATGAATATGATCTGACCAGTTTGACTATGGAGTCCATGATGCCTCTTCAAGAAGATTATCTGTCTGATAATCAGTCTGACAGCGAGTACAGCTCCACCTCAAACA GTGGCATGTGTGGCTTTTCGGGCCACAGCTCCCCAGAGTCTGGCAGTGGTGAATCGGACCCAGAATTCTCCTACCCACAGATTACCA AGGGGCACATCAAATCTGAGAAAGGAGAAACTCGCCTGAAGCGGCCACGGGGGCGACCTCCAAAAGTCAGCAGAGAGCACAGCAGCAATGATTACGAGAGCCctaagaaaaataaacatg TTCCTCGAGGCACTCACTTGTGGGAGTTCATCAGGGACATTCTGATCCATCCAGAAAGGAACCAAGGACTGATGAAATGGGAGGACCGCCGTGAGGGTGTCTTTAAGTTCCTCAAGTCTGAGGCTGTGGCTCAGATGTGgggccaaaagaagaagaacagcagcATGACCTATGAGAAACTCAGTCGTGCCATGAG GTATTACTATAAGAGGGAGATCCTGGAGCGAGTTGATGGCAGGAGGCTTGTATACAAATTTGGGAGGAATTCTAGCGGCTGGAAGGCTGACGAGTCTGGCATGGACGTGAGGCATTAG
- the apobec2a gene encoding C->U-editing enzyme APOBEC-2a, producing the protein MADKGHSQTRRKERKDPEAAERTKGVKENESGKKENNGEIPPAEAAANGGAVANGENGEFKVEPMELPPFEIIKGDRIDPFAFKFQFKNVEYSSGRNKTFLCYLVDTGNTADGLLRGYLEDEHAGAHAEEAFFTQCLPDYDPALKYTITWYVSSSPCSTCAGKIAEVLKARTNIKLSIFAARLFEWEEEEIQAGLRALHAAGCKLRIMKPLDFSYTWDTFVENEEEPLNLWEDCKENYEYYHEKLADILP; encoded by the exons ATGGCTGACAAAGGTCATTCACAGacgagaagaaaagagagaaaagatcCAGAAGCAGCTGAAAGGACCAAGGGAGTAAAGGAGAATGAAtcgggaaaaaaagaaaacaatggagAAATTCCTCCAGCTGAGGCAGCAGCTaatggtggtgcagtggctaaTGGTGAAAATGGAGAGTTTAAGGTAGAACCAATGGAACTACCTCCGTTTGAAATCATCAAAGG GGACCGCATTGATCCTTTTGCGTTTAAGTTCCAATTCAAGAATGTGGAGTACTCCTCAGGTCGCAATAAGACCTTTCTGTGTTACCTGGTAGATACAGGCAACACAGCTGATGGACTTCTGAGGGGCTATCTGGAGGATGAGCATGCTGGTGCTCATGCTGAGGAAGCCTTCTTCACACAGTGCCTGCCAGACTACGACCCTGCACTTAAATACACAATTACCTG GTATGTGTCTTCTAGTCCCTGCTCCACTTGTGCAGGGAAGATCGCTGAGGTGTTGAAGGCCAGGACAAACATCAAGCTGAGCATTTTTGCAGCGCGGCTGTTTGagtgggaggaagaagagattCAAGCGGGGCTGAGGGCCCTGCATGCTGCTGGCTGTAAACTGAGGATCATGAAGCCTCTGGACTTCTCCTACACCTGGGATACATTTGTGGAAAACGAAGAAGAACCGCTGAACCTGTGGGAGGACTGTAAAGAAAATTATGAGTATTATCATGAAAAGCTGGCTGACATTCTGCCATGA